One window of the Dehalococcoidia bacterium genome contains the following:
- a CDS encoding cupin domain-containing protein yields the protein MVRSYFTHDNWLEEQASKGVPLLSDCYVEDLRTLQLGYWDIRDCNTALIRFTDMGGVTEARVQEIPSGGSLKPFKLGVEEMVYVLGGRGFASVWGEISNAKRDFEFSDRSVFVIPRNAWAEIRNMGNTPVRLLYFNYLPIAMSTIPDPEFFMNNAHVNKTILDNADQDFFSEAKDIEKNFGSAWGAVGATVWSGNFWPDLLAWDKLTAAGSRGAGGSSIAMYVPDSEISAHMSVFPPGTYKKAHRHGPGRLIVIPGGEGYSVMWGEGGEKKIYPWHEGSAVTPPDQYFHQHFNLGNAAARYFALHPPVQFLGKDEDEKGNAEGVNIEYVDEDPWVRQYFEEELAKRGLESRMPDEVYTNPDFTFKTASTASK from the coding sequence ATGGTCCGCAGTTATTTTACGCACGACAATTGGCTGGAAGAACAAGCATCCAAAGGAGTCCCTCTGTTATCCGATTGCTATGTAGAAGATCTTAGAACATTGCAATTGGGTTATTGGGACATAAGGGACTGTAATACAGCGCTAATACGATTCACCGACATGGGTGGGGTAACTGAAGCCCGGGTGCAAGAAATTCCCTCAGGGGGATCTCTTAAACCATTCAAGCTTGGTGTTGAAGAAATGGTCTATGTCCTTGGTGGGAGAGGATTTGCCTCTGTCTGGGGGGAGATTAGTAATGCTAAACGAGATTTCGAGTTTTCTGACAGGTCTGTCTTTGTTATACCTCGAAATGCATGGGCTGAAATAAGAAATATGGGTAACACTCCTGTACGCCTCCTCTATTTCAATTACCTTCCAATCGCCATGAGTACAATTCCTGATCCTGAATTCTTCATGAACAATGCTCATGTCAACAAAACAATTTTAGATAATGCTGATCAAGATTTTTTCTCAGAAGCAAAAGATATTGAGAAGAATTTCGGAAGCGCATGGGGCGCTGTCGGCGCTACCGTTTGGAGTGGCAACTTTTGGCCCGACCTTTTGGCGTGGGATAAGTTGACTGCAGCGGGAAGTCGTGGAGCTGGCGGATCGTCCATAGCGATGTACGTCCCCGATTCTGAAATATCCGCACACATGTCAGTATTTCCTCCAGGAACATACAAGAAAGCACATCGGCATGGGCCAGGAAGGCTTATTGTTATACCAGGAGGAGAAGGCTACTCCGTAATGTGGGGGGAAGGTGGAGAAAAGAAAATTTACCCCTGGCATGAAGGTAGTGCGGTAACACCGCCTGATCAGTATTTTCACCAACATTTCAATCTCGGTAACGCAGCAGCTCGGTATTTTGCTCTTCACCCTCCTGTTCAATTTCTAGGTAAAGATGAGGATGAAAAAGGTAATGCGGAAGGCGTAAATATTGAATATGTGGATGAAGATCCCTGGGTTAGGCAATATTTTGAAGAAGAATTAGCAAAACGAGGATTGGAATCAAGGATGCCTGATGAGGTATATACCAACCCAGATTTCACATTCAAAACTGCCTCTACTGCTTCCAAATAA
- a CDS encoding aromatic ring-hydroxylating dioxygenase subunit alpha has protein sequence MLTQEQNERLTKVGPGTPMGELMRRYWHPIAGSAQLNSDNPTKEVRLLGEDLVLYRDTKGTVGCIEPSCAHRKASLAYGIPEENGIRCAYHGWIFNEHGACVDQPSEPEGSKFKDKVHIKSYPVQELGGLVFIYMGPLPVPALPKWDVLSWEGHKDAWSTLLPCNWLQCQENSLDPLHFLWLHRYWGGWQFNRMKSPEERDGWNAVMGFRGADHRKIGFEITDYGVIKRRLVEGEDETDDHWAIGHPILFPNILRVSHGLEIRVPVDDTHTLHLITNYRQYQQGESPQEEIPFDERSLYDENGLIVRDYVASQDQVAWVIQGPVTDRTTERLGATDVGIIMFRRMLNEQMDIVEDGGTPMNVYDQDPGTIVLPCESYMYPGYDEIGGPFKGNVPRKPDVEQILSGSGARLKEWDGIEKKQVISGVSEDTGGALRDGAWFSDGRKH, from the coding sequence ATGCTTACACAAGAGCAGAATGAACGGCTAACAAAAGTAGGTCCTGGTACGCCAATGGGCGAATTAATGCGCCGATACTGGCACCCGATCGCGGGCAGTGCGCAGTTAAATTCTGATAACCCTACTAAAGAAGTACGTCTCCTTGGTGAAGATCTTGTTCTTTACCGAGACACAAAAGGTACTGTTGGATGTATTGAGCCTTCGTGCGCCCATCGTAAAGCCAGCCTTGCCTATGGTATACCTGAAGAGAACGGTATTCGCTGCGCCTATCACGGATGGATTTTCAACGAGCACGGAGCTTGTGTTGATCAACCATCTGAGCCTGAAGGCTCCAAATTCAAAGATAAGGTGCACATCAAATCCTACCCTGTACAGGAACTCGGTGGCTTGGTATTTATCTATATGGGCCCCCTTCCCGTTCCAGCATTACCTAAGTGGGATGTTCTTTCTTGGGAAGGCCATAAAGATGCATGGTCAACATTATTGCCATGCAATTGGCTACAGTGCCAAGAGAATTCACTAGATCCATTACATTTTCTATGGCTCCACAGATATTGGGGTGGGTGGCAATTCAATCGGATGAAATCCCCAGAGGAAAGAGATGGTTGGAACGCAGTCATGGGATTTCGTGGGGCTGATCATCGAAAAATTGGATTTGAGATCACTGATTACGGTGTTATTAAGCGCCGCCTGGTTGAAGGAGAAGATGAGACTGATGATCATTGGGCTATAGGTCATCCAATACTTTTTCCAAACATCCTTCGTGTAAGTCATGGGCTAGAAATACGAGTGCCGGTTGATGACACTCATACTTTGCACCTCATCACTAATTATCGCCAATACCAGCAAGGGGAAAGCCCTCAAGAAGAAATCCCTTTTGATGAACGGTCGCTTTATGACGAAAATGGCCTAATAGTCCGTGACTATGTAGCCTCGCAGGATCAAGTTGCGTGGGTTATACAAGGTCCTGTAACAGACAGAACTACTGAGAGGCTAGGAGCAACTGATGTCGGGATCATAATGTTCCGAAGAATGCTTAATGAGCAGATGGATATTGTTGAAGACGGTGGTACTCCCATGAATGTCTATGACCAAGACCCTGGCACGATTGTACTGCCGTGTGAGTCGTATATGTATCCTGGTTACGATGAGATCGGTGGTCCTTTTAAAGGCAATGTACCGAGAAAACCTGATGTCGAGCAAATTCTTTCAGGTAGCGGCGCGAGGTTGAAAGAATGGGATGGTATCGAGAAAAAGCAGGTAATAAGTGGTGTATCTGAAGATACAGGCGGAGCTCTTCGTGACGGCGCCTGGTTCTCAGACGGCCGAAAGCATTAA
- a CDS encoding amidohydrolase, whose product MLNGQRIIDMHAHTVAPPELYAFKSTLLSGRGYHGKGAWSCSDERIVQFAQQNIDIMDKFGTDVQFLSPRPFQLMHSEKPESIVHWFAEVNNDVIARHVKEFPDRFQGIAGLPQLSEQKDSSHAVPELERSVKELGFIGCLINPDPGEGTTYTPPMDDEYWFPLYEAMVKLDVPGLIHSAACKDPRESYSAHFITTESQAILNMIRPSSKVFQTFPNLKIIVAHGGGSVPYQIGRWRVRRNNDMKANPNLEDFDTSIRRFYYDTNLYNKEALDYCFQICGTDRVMFGTENPGSGTSIDPKTGKQTDDLAPVIDEIAWLTPEDKKNIFEDNARRAFTHGKF is encoded by the coding sequence ATGCTCAACGGACAGAGAATCATAGACATGCACGCGCATACGGTTGCGCCCCCAGAACTTTACGCCTTCAAATCCACTCTCCTTTCAGGACGTGGATACCATGGAAAAGGCGCATGGAGTTGCTCAGACGAACGCATAGTTCAGTTTGCGCAACAGAATATTGACATCATGGATAAGTTTGGAACTGATGTTCAGTTCCTTTCCCCACGTCCATTCCAATTAATGCACTCAGAAAAACCAGAATCAATAGTGCATTGGTTTGCGGAAGTAAACAATGATGTCATTGCACGACACGTAAAAGAATTTCCTGATCGTTTCCAGGGTATTGCAGGCTTGCCTCAGCTAAGTGAACAAAAAGATTCTTCACATGCGGTGCCAGAACTTGAAAGGTCAGTAAAAGAATTAGGGTTTATCGGATGCCTAATTAACCCAGACCCAGGTGAAGGTACTACCTACACTCCACCAATGGATGATGAATACTGGTTCCCCCTTTACGAAGCAATGGTAAAGCTAGATGTACCAGGATTAATTCACTCTGCTGCCTGTAAGGACCCAAGGGAATCCTACAGTGCTCACTTTATTACAACTGAATCGCAGGCAATTCTGAACATGATCCGCCCATCAAGCAAAGTATTTCAGACTTTCCCTAACCTCAAGATAATCGTCGCCCACGGTGGAGGATCAGTGCCTTACCAGATTGGTCGATGGAGGGTTCGTCGTAACAACGACATGAAAGCAAATCCTAACCTTGAGGATTTTGACACAAGTATTCGCCGGTTCTATTACGACACCAACCTTTACAACAAAGAAGCTCTAGACTACTGCTTCCAAATCTGTGGAACAGATCGTGTAATGTTTGGAACAGAAAACCCCGGTAGTGGTACTTCTATTGACCCGAAGACCGGTAAGCAGACCGATGATTTAGCTCCAGTAATTGATGAAATTGCGTGGCTAACTCCAGAGGACAAGAAAAACATATTCGAAGATAACGCACGACGAGCGTTTACTCACGGTAAGTTTTAA
- a CDS encoding redoxin domain-containing protein — MESSNKSKRNFLFFVISVSPFLALVALLTWGQFRTDDSLGMAQSHSQFNDMPSEYKLAPTFAGNDIYTGKAIDFDESQAKATMVTFWSSWCVSCKSEAAQIAKLYKDYEGQPVEFIGISIWDESGSAYRYIENFAIQYPNILDSRGRAAVAFGVRGVPEKFFIDSNGRVVHQINGPTTPSKVRNVIDSLLQS; from the coding sequence ATGGAATCTTCAAATAAATCAAAACGTAATTTTCTTTTTTTCGTAATAAGCGTTTCTCCTTTCCTCGCATTAGTTGCTTTGCTGACGTGGGGTCAATTCCGAACCGATGACTCTTTAGGTATGGCTCAAAGTCATTCTCAATTCAATGATATGCCCAGTGAATATAAATTAGCCCCTACTTTCGCAGGGAATGACATATATACAGGTAAAGCTATTGATTTCGATGAATCCCAAGCAAAGGCCACAATGGTTACTTTCTGGTCTTCCTGGTGCGTTTCTTGCAAGTCAGAAGCTGCACAAATTGCGAAGCTCTATAAGGACTACGAGGGGCAGCCAGTTGAATTCATTGGGATTTCAATTTGGGACGAATCCGGCAGTGCATACCGATATATAGAAAATTTTGCTATCCAGTACCCTAATATCCTGGATTCTCGTGGTCGCGCAGCGGTCGCGTTTGGAGTAAGAGGTGTACCAGAAAAATTTTTCATTGACTCCAATGGCCGTGTAGTACATCAGATCAACGGACCTACAACTCCTTCAAAAGTTCGTAATGTTATTGATTCGCTTCTTCAGTCATGA
- a CDS encoding A/G-specific adenine glycosylase, producing MKAEKAKPEITIQEAIETWYKSNGRDLPWRRTKDPYKILVSEIMLQQTQVSRVVPKYMQFVKEFPSFPLLAEAPVAEVIRIWSGMGYNNRAVRLHKLAGIVAYELKGVLPSTVEELKKLPGIGEYTAAAVACFAFGSTHPILDTNIYRVLSRIFHGTNPPSKQVLHVLAGELTPKAASASSWSQALMDIGATICNIRRPQCISCPAMKYCHAAPKLQDGSSQMLAVDSAPPIPKQSKFHGSPRYFRGRIIDILINAGENGVSEEELIRSLENNDFDINGLITALESDGLVKRVPGRITLP from the coding sequence ATGAAGGCTGAGAAGGCAAAACCGGAAATTACTATTCAAGAGGCTATTGAAACTTGGTATAAATCAAATGGAAGAGATCTCCCTTGGCGCCGAACTAAAGATCCTTACAAAATTTTAGTCTCAGAGATAATGCTGCAACAAACGCAAGTAAGCAGAGTGGTTCCAAAATATATGCAGTTTGTTAAGGAATTTCCGTCTTTTCCTTTGCTTGCAGAAGCTCCCGTAGCTGAAGTTATTCGCATATGGTCCGGAATGGGCTACAACAATCGAGCTGTGCGCCTGCACAAACTTGCTGGAATAGTAGCTTATGAATTGAAAGGTGTCTTACCTAGCACAGTAGAGGAACTCAAAAAATTACCCGGGATCGGTGAATATACTGCGGCCGCAGTAGCATGCTTCGCATTTGGTTCAACTCATCCAATTCTCGATACTAATATTTACCGTGTCTTGAGTAGGATTTTCCATGGAACTAATCCTCCTTCAAAACAAGTCCTTCATGTCCTTGCAGGGGAATTAACACCGAAAGCTGCTTCTGCATCCTCTTGGAGCCAAGCACTTATGGATATTGGTGCAACCATATGCAATATTAGGCGCCCTCAATGCATTAGCTGCCCTGCTATGAAGTACTGCCACGCAGCACCTAAATTGCAGGACGGATCGAGTCAGATGTTAGCTGTCGACTCAGCTCCTCCTATCCCCAAGCAATCCAAATTCCACGGTTCTCCACGGTATTTTCGCGGGCGGATAATCGATATATTGATAAACGCTGGTGAAAATGGAGTTTCTGAGGAGGAGCTAATACGTTCGCTAGAAAACAATGATTTTGACATCAATGGTTTAATAACTGCCTTAGAATCGGATGGCTTGGTTAAGCGCGTGCCTGGGAGAATCACGCTCCCATGA
- the mutL gene encoding DNA mismatch repair endonuclease MutL, with protein MSIKVLPAEIAARIAAGEVIERPASVIKELVENSIDAGSTEISIQVELGGLSWIRVTDNGCGISPDEIDLAFHRHATSKLATVEDLSSISTFGFRGEALASIAAASKVTLVTRPTGSDSAFLANIENGQISPPQQVGASLGTSILVESLFSTIPARLKFIKSYQAEGSRILNTVEHLALANSHVKFTYTADNKNKLVTSGNGQLRDVISALRGVNQANSMIEVNSHAGRYQVMGLTSAPEHYKGNRTGISIFINGRWITNRSIAAAIEEAYRGLLMQGNYPISVIFLEIPSTEVDVNVHPNKREVRLVNENDGFSSVHRAIREAILKQYPVIEAHGIAINSYTAVPEASNQPGFGFPANLDGTYASRFPERAEQIPDTIVGSSTNFPHLEMVGQIANMFLVADGGDGMYLIDQHSAHESLLYYRLLSQWELKAPEIQPMLQPIVVDLTPEQMDVISSYSNSFERYGLNFEAFGNDSLLIRSVPLVGRSMDIKKFINETLQSLARNTDLTDTHANIAASLACHSAIRAGQKLSISEIQALGNALVNEGNPNHCPHGRPTLLRISLQSLEKEFGRIQ; from the coding sequence ATGAGTATTAAAGTATTGCCAGCTGAAATTGCTGCCAGGATTGCTGCGGGGGAAGTTATAGAAAGACCTGCGTCAGTAATCAAAGAGCTTGTAGAAAACTCTATTGATGCTGGTTCAACTGAAATTTCAATCCAAGTTGAGCTTGGTGGCTTGTCTTGGATTCGAGTCACTGATAATGGATGTGGCATTTCACCTGATGAGATAGATCTGGCGTTTCATCGCCATGCCACTAGTAAGCTTGCAACAGTTGAAGATTTATCGAGTATCAGTACATTTGGATTTCGGGGAGAAGCTCTAGCGAGCATTGCTGCCGCAAGTAAAGTGACGCTTGTTACACGACCTACCGGCTCAGATAGCGCTTTTTTGGCAAATATTGAGAACGGGCAAATATCTCCACCCCAGCAGGTTGGCGCATCACTTGGAACTTCGATTCTTGTTGAATCACTATTTTCGACCATTCCTGCACGGCTAAAATTCATAAAGTCATACCAGGCTGAGGGATCGAGAATCCTGAACACAGTAGAACATTTGGCTTTAGCAAATTCGCATGTCAAATTTACGTACACTGCAGATAACAAAAATAAACTAGTAACATCGGGAAATGGGCAGTTGAGAGATGTTATTAGCGCATTGCGTGGGGTTAACCAAGCAAACTCAATGATAGAGGTTAATTCACATGCTGGGCGATACCAGGTAATGGGCCTCACCTCGGCCCCTGAGCACTACAAGGGCAATAGGACTGGTATAAGTATTTTCATCAATGGGAGATGGATTACCAATAGATCCATCGCTGCTGCAATTGAAGAAGCATACAGAGGCCTACTGATGCAAGGCAATTACCCAATTTCAGTTATATTCCTAGAGATTCCGTCTACTGAAGTTGATGTCAATGTGCATCCCAACAAAAGAGAAGTACGACTAGTAAATGAAAATGATGGTTTCTCTAGTGTCCATCGGGCAATCAGGGAAGCCATATTGAAGCAATACCCAGTCATTGAGGCTCACGGCATCGCTATTAATTCATATACTGCTGTTCCTGAAGCAAGTAATCAGCCCGGATTTGGGTTTCCTGCTAATCTCGATGGGACCTACGCATCTCGATTTCCTGAACGTGCTGAACAAATCCCGGACACAATTGTTGGATCAAGTACAAATTTCCCTCATCTAGAAATGGTAGGACAGATAGCAAATATGTTTCTTGTCGCTGATGGTGGGGATGGGATGTACCTCATCGACCAGCACTCCGCTCATGAATCTCTTTTGTATTATCGATTGTTAAGTCAGTGGGAGCTCAAAGCGCCAGAAATTCAACCGATGCTCCAACCGATAGTGGTAGATCTTACTCCCGAGCAAATGGATGTAATTTCGTCATATTCAAATTCTTTTGAGCGCTACGGGCTTAATTTCGAAGCATTTGGGAATGATTCTTTGCTGATACGAAGCGTACCCTTGGTTGGCCGGAGCATGGATATCAAAAAATTTATCAACGAAACACTTCAGTCACTAGCAAGAAATACAGATTTGACAGATACGCATGCTAATATTGCTGCTTCCTTAGCATGCCACAGTGCAATACGCGCTGGGCAGAAACTCAGCATTAGCGAGATACAGGCGCTCGGTAACGCCTTGGTGAACGAGGGCAATCCTAATCATTGCCCCCATGGAAGACCTACACTTTTGCGTATCTCCCTTCAATCCCTGGAGAAGGAATTTGGCCGCATACAATGA
- a CDS encoding Trm112 family protein: protein MKKDLLGILACPVDKNSLELIIQDENNNEIINGSLVCNSCSRTFPIVNAIPNFLI from the coding sequence ATGAAAAAAGATTTACTCGGAATATTAGCTTGCCCTGTAGACAAAAACTCCCTTGAACTAATCATTCAAGACGAGAACAATAATGAAATTATTAACGGTAGCTTGGTTTGTAACTCCTGTAGTAGGACTTTCCCCATTGTTAATGCAATACCAAATTTCTTGATTTAA
- a CDS encoding iron ABC transporter substrate-binding protein, translating to MKLLALISALVLAMATVACSSDPEIVEKIVEVEVEKIVEKTVEVPVEKVVEKIVEKEVEVTVEKIVEKPVEKIVEKTTTVEVEKDPGSLVIYSGRKESLVGPIIEQFADATGIKVDVKYGKSAAMAATLNEEGSNSPADVFYAQDPGALGSVEGMMQALPTATLEKIPAWAQDDDGKWVGVSGRARVLVYSPTRVKDNELPNTILELTHPRYKGRLGWAPTNGSLLTMITGMREVWGEEKTSNWIKGLLANDIKIYPKNTPQVQAVHDGEIDFGLVNHYYLYRFVTEAGEDFKARNYHVPSAGPGALVMVSGASVLKTAKNKDNAERFINFMISKVAQQYLAGQIFEYPLVDGVKTNRLLTPIADIKQPDIALSDLSDLAGTTDLLRSLGALP from the coding sequence ATGAAGTTACTTGCATTAATTTCTGCATTGGTTCTTGCAATGGCAACCGTTGCCTGTAGCAGTGACCCTGAAATTGTAGAAAAAATCGTAGAAGTAGAAGTGGAAAAGATTGTCGAGAAGACAGTTGAAGTACCTGTAGAGAAGGTTGTAGAAAAAATTGTCGAGAAGGAAGTAGAAGTTACTGTCGAGAAAATCGTCGAAAAGCCCGTGGAAAAAATTGTAGAGAAAACCACTACAGTTGAGGTAGAGAAGGACCCAGGTTCGTTGGTAATCTATTCGGGTCGTAAAGAGAGCCTTGTCGGGCCTATCATCGAGCAATTCGCTGACGCTACTGGCATTAAAGTTGATGTCAAATACGGAAAATCAGCAGCAATGGCAGCAACCCTCAATGAAGAAGGTTCTAATAGCCCTGCAGATGTATTTTATGCGCAGGATCCAGGAGCCCTTGGTTCAGTAGAGGGCATGATGCAGGCATTACCTACTGCAACGTTGGAGAAAATTCCAGCATGGGCACAGGATGATGACGGCAAATGGGTTGGTGTATCTGGCCGGGCTCGAGTGCTCGTCTACAGCCCTACCCGCGTAAAGGACAATGAGCTACCTAACACCATTCTTGAGCTTACCCACCCAAGATACAAAGGGCGCTTAGGCTGGGCACCAACCAATGGTTCCTTGCTAACGATGATTACCGGAATGCGTGAGGTATGGGGCGAGGAAAAAACCTCAAACTGGATAAAAGGCTTACTAGCCAATGATATCAAGATATACCCCAAGAACACACCTCAGGTTCAGGCTGTTCACGATGGTGAAATCGATTTTGGTCTAGTAAATCACTATTACCTCTATCGCTTCGTTACAGAAGCCGGTGAAGATTTCAAGGCACGTAACTACCACGTTCCAAGTGCAGGACCTGGTGCGCTAGTGATGGTTTCTGGTGCTTCTGTACTTAAAACAGCAAAAAACAAGGATAACGCTGAGCGATTTATCAATTTCATGATTTCAAAGGTCGCACAGCAGTACCTGGCAGGACAAATTTTTGAATACCCATTAGTTGATGGAGTGAAAACTAACCGTTTGCTTACTCCAATAGCTGATATCAAACAACCAGATATTGCCCTCTCTGATCTATCAGACTTGGCAGGAACAACCGACCTATTGCGTTCATTGGGAGCTCTTCCATAA
- a CDS encoding iron ABC transporter substrate-binding protein: MKIFSLISAVVLAMALVACSSDPEIVEKVVEVEKIVEVEKDPGSLVIYSGRKESLVGPIIEQFSDATGIEVEVKYGKSAAMAATLSEEGSNSPADVFYAQDPGALGSVEAMMQALPAATLEKIPAWAQDNDGKWVGVSGRARVLVYSPDRVNANDLPKDISELTDSKWKGRLGWAPTNGSLLTMITGMRKVWGEEKTAEWIKGLLANDIKIYPKNTPQVQAVHDGEIDLGLVNHYYLYRFVTEAGEDFKARNYHIPSAGPGALVMVSGASVLKTAKNKDNAERFINFMISKVAQQYLAGQIFEYPLVEGVKTNRLLTPVEDINQPDIALSDLSDLAGTTELLRSLGALP, from the coding sequence ATGAAGATATTCAGTTTAATTTCTGCAGTGGTCTTAGCGATGGCATTAGTTGCTTGTAGTAGTGACCCTGAAATTGTCGAAAAAGTTGTAGAAGTAGAAAAAATTGTTGAGGTCGAGAAAGACCCAGGTTCATTGGTGATCTACTCAGGTCGTAAAGAGAGCCTCGTTGGTCCTATCATAGAGCAGTTTTCAGACGCTACTGGCATCGAAGTTGAGGTCAAATACGGAAAATCTGCAGCAATGGCAGCAACCCTCAGTGAAGAAGGTTCAAACAGCCCTGCGGACGTATTTTATGCACAGGATCCAGGAGCGCTTGGTTCAGTAGAAGCCATGATGCAGGCATTGCCGGCTGCAACATTGGAGAAAATTCCAGCATGGGCACAGGATAATGATGGCAAATGGGTCGGTGTATCTGGCCGAGCTCGTGTCCTTGTCTACAGTCCTGACCGTGTAAATGCTAATGATTTGCCAAAGGACATCAGTGAACTAACTGACTCGAAGTGGAAAGGGCGCCTTGGATGGGCACCAACAAACGGTTCCCTGCTAACAATGATTACCGGAATGCGTAAGGTATGGGGCGAGGAAAAAACCGCAGAGTGGATCAAAGGCTTGCTGGCAAACGATATAAAGATTTACCCAAAGAACACTCCTCAAGTTCAGGCCGTTCACGATGGTGAAATCGACTTGGGTCTAGTAAATCACTATTATCTCTATCGATTCGTTACAGAAGCCGGTGAAGATTTCAAGGCACGTAACTACCACATTCCTAGTGCTGGCCCAGGTGCTTTAGTCATGGTTTCTGGTGCGTCAGTTCTTAAAACAGCAAAAAACAAAGATAATGCTGAACGATTTATCAATTTCATGATTTCAAAGGTTGCACAGCAGTATCTTGCAGGGCAAATTTTCGAGTATCCTCTTGTAGAGGGAGTAAAGACTAACCGTCTTCTTACACCTGTAGAGGATATCAATCAACCAGATATCGCCTTGTCTGACCTATCAGACTTGGCGGGCACAACAGAATTATTGCGTTCATTGGGGGCATTGCCTTAA
- a CDS encoding iron ABC transporter permease: MDILTSQRTLEILLRTLLLMLSVSFFCCILGVSLAWLTVKTNMPLRKVIGILTSLPLVIPSYVFGLLAITALGPYGKLQQFLEPIGVEKIPSFYGFWGATFVLVFLSYPYVMLPVRAAFKRIDPAFEEAARGLGKNATQTFFSITLPMLRPSIVAGALLVALYTLSDFGAVSLLRYQTFTWAIFIQYETAFDRSIAAALSLVLVGVALILVFVESFSQGKSRYYRISPGNQRTNKIVDLGSWRWVALAYSSLVIGLSLVMPVSILVYWVIRGISVGERFDLLWEHTFNTVSIAFFAALATAVAAIPIAVLNVRYKSRISIAIERMTYVGFALPGLAVALAFVFFGTAVPNPLYQTTTILVIAYLVLFLSASVGSTQAALLQISPRLEEASRSLGKSSLQSFRLITLPLALRGIFAGSGLVFLLTMKELPATLILSPPGFRTLATSIWSAASEAFFARAALPALVLILIAGVPMALLLIRENNKD, from the coding sequence ATGGACATACTAACTTCGCAACGAACCTTAGAAATACTTTTGCGTACGCTTTTACTAATGCTAAGCGTCAGCTTTTTTTGCTGCATATTAGGAGTTTCGCTTGCTTGGCTTACAGTAAAGACCAATATGCCCTTACGCAAAGTTATTGGAATACTTACAAGCTTGCCATTAGTCATTCCAAGCTATGTATTTGGGCTCCTTGCGATAACAGCCTTAGGTCCTTACGGAAAACTTCAACAATTCCTTGAACCCATTGGCGTAGAGAAAATTCCTTCATTCTACGGGTTCTGGGGTGCTACCTTTGTATTGGTTTTCCTCTCGTATCCATATGTGATGCTTCCAGTACGAGCAGCATTCAAACGAATAGACCCAGCTTTTGAAGAAGCTGCCAGAGGGCTAGGTAAAAACGCGACTCAAACGTTTTTTTCCATCACTCTGCCAATGCTGAGACCATCAATAGTTGCAGGGGCTTTACTCGTTGCACTTTATACATTAAGTGACTTTGGTGCGGTCTCACTTCTAAGGTATCAAACGTTTACATGGGCCATTTTTATACAATACGAGACAGCCTTTGATCGAAGTATTGCTGCAGCTCTCTCACTAGTCTTGGTTGGGGTAGCGCTAATATTGGTATTTGTAGAAAGCTTTAGCCAAGGGAAGAGTAGGTATTACCGTATCTCCCCCGGCAATCAACGCACGAATAAAATAGTTGATCTTGGGTCATGGCGATGGGTTGCCCTAGCCTATTCCTCATTAGTGATTGGGCTATCGTTAGTTATGCCTGTCTCCATATTAGTCTATTGGGTGATTCGCGGCATTTCAGTTGGTGAACGTTTTGACCTTCTCTGGGAACACACTTTCAATACTGTCTCGATTGCTTTTTTTGCAGCACTCGCCACAGCCGTAGCTGCAATTCCAATTGCGGTACTTAACGTTAGATACAAATCACGTATTTCTATTGCCATAGAGCGAATGACTTATGTGGGATTTGCATTACCAGGACTTGCAGTTGCGTTGGCCTTTGTATTTTTCGGAACTGCGGTACCAAACCCTCTGTATCAAACAACAACTATATTGGTAATTGCCTATCTAGTACTTTTTCTTTCAGCCAGCGTGGGAAGCACCCAGGCAGCTTTATTGCAAATCAGCCCACGGCTAGAAGAGGCTTCGCGTAGTTTAGGGAAATCTTCCTTGCAGTCTTTCCGCCTGATTACTCTACCTCTAGCATTGCGAGGTATATTCGCTGGTTCTGGCCTTGTTTTTCTATTAACTATGAAAGAACTACCGGCAACGTTGATTTTAAGCCCGCCTGGTTTCAGGACACTGGCTACATCTATTTGGAGTGCTGCATCTGAGGCATTCTTTGCACGAGCAGCTCTACCAGCGCTAGTATTAATCCTCATAGCAGGCGTTCCAATGGCTCTATTACTTATTAGGGAAAATAATAAAGATTAA